The genome window CTCCCATCATACATTAGGAATCTTTCTTCTGAAcaataaactgatttttaaactgaTAATAAAAAGTTTATACCACTGTATTGTGTGTAGTCCGTGTTCTAAATCCAGGATGCCCCGGAGCCAAAATGCCCTTTCAGGTTCTGCCTGCAGGTTAGGAAATAGcaacagtttttgttgttttgttttgtttttgtttttctctttaaggaTCAAGGGACTGGGATTttatggagggggtgggggccggcTAGAGCTGAGGCAGCTCATGGGGATATCTCTGCCTTGTGACTTGCCCCCTCTGGATAGTTTTAGGTTTCTTTCCAGTTCCTTTGAAGTGCATGGGAGGAGGTCTTAGAAAGGTAAAGTGTCCAGGAAAAGTTTGTCAATTATTGCTGGCGGTGGTACCAAGTCTTCTAGTTTCAGGTAGAAAATGCGCTGTAGCCCCTGTGTGCAAAGAGTACGGAGTTCTGGGAGCTTCCCCAACAGTTTGGACAAATAGTTGGGGCGGTTCAACCCCCCATTATTGAAAGTCACATGGTCTTTGAGACAATTTACAATCTTGTTTTGCAGTTCTTCCACTCTCTTGGGTTCCTTGAGCCCGTGTCTCTCTGCAGAAAAcacaatcagaaacaaaagaggaacACACAAAGCAGTTAGCTAGCTGGCAGAAGCAGGGAGGATCAGTGGCAAGGGAAAACCGGGACAAATCCTGGTGGGCAGTTTTGGAGACGTGCCCTGCACTTGAGGTACTGACCTGTGACCATAGCCAGGGCAGCAATGCAGGAGAAGGCAGAAATGTCGATGTTCATATTCTGCAAGTTGGAGGAGAATTCAACAATGGAGTCAATCCATTCCCCAAAGCCACGAACGCATTGCAACCTGTGCAAGACCACCCCATTGCAAAAGATGAGTTTACCCTCCACTGGGTTGGACCTGCAATTAAtaccaaagagagagaggggagaaaaagagagagagaaaagctaaACAACTAATTACTTGAAGAGCAATAAATGAGGGATTTAAGAGGTACCTAATTACGGAAGAGTTAATAAAATGTAGACCAGTAGACCTTGAAAGGGTTTAATTTCATAACAATCAAGAACGCCCCCTATCCCACTTCCATTCCATTCATCCAAGGCTTCTGATCtcactccttcccttctcttccttttgtctactatcttttccttcttctacccctctttcattttcctcttctgtccttttctctttccccctgtgattccccttttcctctttctttctcttctttattcctctcctcctcctttcccagcctccctggaTTGCCTCCTCCATTACCTGTACGCTAATCGAAGCACAAACAGTTCTAAGAAAGCTGATTCAAAAAGCAGGTCTTGGTCGGCTTTGGGCAGGTCAGCGAAGCCCGGGATCTTCTCAGCCCAGCCCCTGATGATCTCCATGGAGCCAGTCAGGAGATCATAGAACTGCTGGATATGCTGAGTGTCATCTCCACCCATCTGATAGTCAGGGTTCGCCTGGAACtggaatttcattttaaaaagcacttaatgaggttctctaaaatatataaccCGTGAAATTGCTAACCCCGCTTCTAGTAGGGGAGCCAGGTTTTTATAACAATTAAACCTCTCTCTGACCAGTAAGGAAATTAGATGTTCCGGGGCAATTAATTCAATTAGGGATGGTGCTATGAGGTCGCtgctttaaatatgtaaattaccATTTCCATACGGACTAAATACAGTGCCATCCAGCCCTGGGAAACGTTCACTCTTATCTCCACAAAACAATTGACACGTTAGTATTCATGCCAGTCCCAGAGTGGGTCTCGAGCAGAGATGCCCTTTGCAAATCTTAATAAAATTGCAGTGGCTTCTAGGTTTGCCCGACATACTTCCTCCAATTAAAGCCCACACATTTCTCACAGCTGGGGTAAAAAAGGAATCTGACCACTTGATTCCCCACCCCATTGCCATTCCTTAtacctttctccttcccttccccaacccccaagCAGGCATCCCCCACCCGGAGGGTGCCACAGACGATGAGGATTAAAGCATCTCTATGGAAGATTGGGGATAAAATCCAAGTGGGGGTTTTGCACATCCTCTGGTTTGGGCATTAGAGGCATTAGtgtgtgagtatatgtgtgtACGATGGCAGTGAGAAGGAGGGCTCCCAGAGATGTGATCACTGTGGCCTGTCCTCTCTTTTCTGTCTGTCCTCGTGTCTACACTCCCAGCAACATGGTTTGTCTGTCGCCTGTCTCCTGTGGCTCTGCTTAGGGCTGCAAAGCCACAGCCTTGCTTGAGTCTGGGGCTTAGTGATGGGTGTGGGAAGGGGTCCTGCCCATCTGTCGGTTTGTCCACATGCTACCCCCGCCAGCTTCTTACCCTGGAATAGTCCAGGCTGGTCATAGCCGGGTTGGAGTCGACATGGGCCCTGACGAGGGCACTGATCAGACTCACCGGGGGCGAGGGGGGAGAGGGCTCCTGTGGGCTCTTCGGTTTCGAGGGCAAACGACCTCTCCGGCCTTTTAAACTGTCCGTGCGAACCACTGCAAAGGAATAAATGGGTTAGCGTCGCTCCCCCTAGCGGGACCCAGCTGCCGCCTCGGCCCCTCCCGGGGGAAGGCCACAGCCACGGGGCGCCCGGCAGGGCTGCGCAGGGTCCCACCGCTTGTAAAGCCTTCACTGAcgagaagcatttaaaaaaaaaaaaaaaaaaaatgtggggttGTTTTATGTCTTCTTCCAAATGGGTCGTATAGCTGAAGGCGAGAAGGGCCTGGCTGCTTTCTCCAGGGCAGGATGGGCAAGCAGGCAGCTGCGGGGTCAGCGAGGCCCGACGCGGATGAGGGGGAACCCGGAGACAccccccccacaaccccccaGCGCTGGGAAGTGGAAAATAGGACTGGGATAGGAGCGGCAGTTTCCCGCGGGCGCAGACGGGGGAGTGGGCTGCTTGTCCCGACCTACCTTCTTTGACCATCCCAACAGCCAGGCACTTCTGAAATCGGCAGTACTGACAGCGATTCCGGCGCCGCTTGTCCACTGGGcagtttttatttgctaaacaCACGTATTTTGCGTTTTTTTGTACCGTGCGCTGCAAAAGAAGACAATATagaccgattttttttttttttccttttgaaaatccAGCGACCCAGGGAATCCAGGAACAATTTCTGAATGGCTG of Halichoerus grypus chromosome 4, mHalGry1.hap1.1, whole genome shotgun sequence contains these proteins:
- the NR4A2 gene encoding nuclear receptor subfamily 4 group A member 2 isoform X4 yields the protein MPCVQAQYGSSPQGASPASQSYSYHSSGEYSSDFLTPEFVKFSMDLTNTEITATTSLPSFSTFMDNYSTGYDVKPPCLYQMPLSGQQSSIKVEDIQMHNYQQHSHLPPQSEEMMPHSGSVYYKPSSPPTPTTPGFQVQHSPMWDDPGSLHNFHQNYVATTHMIEQRKTPVSRLSLFSFKQSPPGTPVSSCQMRFDGPLHVPMNPEQAGSHHVVDGQTFAVPNPIRKPASMGFPGLQIGHASQLLDTQVPSPPSRGSPSNEGLCAVCGDNAACQHYGVRTCEGCKGFFKRTVQKNAKYVCLANKNCPVDKRRRNRCQYCRFQKCLAVGMVKEVVRTDSLKGRRGRLPSKPKSPQEPSPPSPPVSLISALVRAHVDSNPAMTSLDYSRFQANPDYQMGGDDTQHIQQFYDLLTGSMEIIRGWAEKIPGFADLPKADQDLLFESAFLELFVLRLAYRSNPVEGKLIFCNGVVLHRLQCVRGFGEWIDSIVEFSSNLQNMNIDISAFSCIAALAMVTERHGLKEPKRVEELQNKIVNCLKDHVTFNNGGLNRPNYLSKLLGKLPELRTLCTQGLQRIFYLKLEDLVPPPAIIDKLFLDTLPF
- the NR4A2 gene encoding nuclear receptor subfamily 4 group A member 2 isoform X5, with protein sequence MDNYSTGYDVKPPCLYQMPLSGQQSSIKVEDIQMHNYQQHSHLPPQSEEMMPHSGSVYYKPSSPPTPTTPGFQVQHSPMWDDPGSLHNFHQNYVATTHMIEQRKTPVSRLSLFSFKQSPPGTPVSSCQMRFDGPLHVPMNPEQAGSHHVVDGQTFAVPNPIRKPASMGFPGLQIGHASQLLDTQVPSPPSRGSPSNEGLCAVCGDNAACQHYGVRTCEGCKGFFKRTVQKNAKYVCLANKNCPVDKRRRNRCQYCRFQKCLAVGMVKEVVRTDSLKGRRGRLPSKPKSPQEPSPPSPPVSLISALVRAHVDSNPAMTSLDYSRFQANPDYQMGGDDTQHIQQFYDLLTGSMEIIRGWAEKIPGFADLPKADQDLLFESAFLELFVLRLAYRSNPVEGKLIFCNGVVLHRLQCVRGFGEWIDSIVEFSSNLQNMNIDISAFSCIAALAMVTERHGLKEPKRVEELQNKIVNCLKDHVTFNNGGLNRPNYLSKLLGKLPELRTLCTQGLQRIFYLKLEDLVPPPAIIDKLFLDTLPF